TTCTGTCCGGTAAACCACGGAGCTATGGGAGGCGGGCACTCCGCCGAAGACGATCAAACGATAACAACCATGAAGCGAGCGCAGCCATGTCGGTAAGGTTAAGGGTTACGGAAGCGATCAAGCAGATTGCCAGAGAGCAGCACGTCACGCTGCCGGAACTGACGGACGATCTGTCGCTGCATGAGACGGGTTTCGACTCGCTTGCCTTCGCGATCCTGGTCGCGCGCCTCGAGGACGAGATCGGCGTCGATCCCTTCACGATTTCCGAGGACGCTGCCTTCCCCGCGACCGTCGGGGATTTCGTGCGGGCCTACGAAAATGTCCCCGCGTGAGATCTTTGCACTCCGCAACTATCTAGGCGCCGAGCTGAAAGACCGCACGCTTTCGGATGCGCACAATCTGGTGTCGCTGACCGATATCCTGTCGCAGACGGTCCTAGGCGGCCGCCTCGGCGAGTTGTCCGGCCGGTCGGCGCTGCTGAAGCTGTCGGACCAGCTCAAATCGGGCCTTGCCATGATCGAGCTCGACGGCATCGCCCGTCGCATGCTGCTGTGCCCGCCGGATCTCAATCCCGCGCATCTCAACGAGCTGATTGCGGATGCGGAGATCGATGCAGTCGTTACCGACGAGCCGGAGTTCTGGAAAGACAGCGGGATCCCGCTCGTCGTGATCGCGCAATTGCCGCTCACGCAGGCCGCGCCTGCGAAGACCGAGCGGGACACGGAGTGGCTGATGCTGACTTCGGGCACCTCCGGCGTGCCGAAGATCGCCGCCCACACGCTGGAAGCGCTGACCGGCGCGATCCGTGCCGAGGCGCCTGCGCACGGTCCCGCACCGGTCTGGGCGACCTTTTACGACATCCGCCGCTATGGCGGCCTCCAGATCTTCCTGCGCGCGATCCTTTCCGGCGGCTCGATGGTGCTGTCGGACGCGCATGAAGTCCTCGCAGACCATGTCGCGCGGCTGAACGCGCGCGGCGTCTCGCACATTTCCGGCACGCCCTCGCATTGGCGCAAGCTCTTGATGAGCGGCTCGGCCGCACAATTTGCGCCGCGCTATGTCCGCCTCTCCGGCGAGATCGCCGATCAGGCCGTGCTCGACGGCCTGAAGGCGGCATTCCCCAATTCTTCCATCGGCCATGCCTATGCCTCGACGGAAGCCGGCGTCGGCTTTGCCGTCAATGACGGGCTCGAAGGTTTCCCCGCCGGCTATATCGGCGTGAACACGGGCGGCGTCGAGA
This genomic interval from Bradyrhizobium sp. CB82 contains the following:
- a CDS encoding acyl carrier protein; the encoded protein is MSVRLRVTEAIKQIAREQHVTLPELTDDLSLHETGFDSLAFAILVARLEDEIGVDPFTISEDAAFPATVGDFVRAYENVPA
- a CDS encoding fatty acid--CoA ligase family protein encodes the protein MSPREIFALRNYLGAELKDRTLSDAHNLVSLTDILSQTVLGGRLGELSGRSALLKLSDQLKSGLAMIELDGIARRMLLCPPDLNPAHLNELIADAEIDAVVTDEPEFWKDSGIPLVVIAQLPLTQAAPAKTERDTEWLMLTSGTSGVPKIAAHTLEALTGAIRAEAPAHGPAPVWATFYDIRRYGGLQIFLRAILSGGSMVLSDAHEVLADHVARLNARGVSHISGTPSHWRKLLMSGSAAQFAPRYVRLSGEIADQAVLDGLKAAFPNSSIGHAYASTEAGVGFAVNDGLEGFPAGYIGVNTGGVEMKIVDGSLRIRSKRTAHAYIGRNASRLAEDDGFVDTGDMIELRGDRYHFVGRRGGIINIGGLKVHPEEIEAVINHHPDVRMSCAKSRKSPITGGIVVADVVLADGTDPARAKEIREQILDQCRAQLASHKVPAVIRFVETLDVTPAGKLARTDA